From the genome of Streptomyces sp. NBC_00659, one region includes:
- a CDS encoding DUF742 domain-containing protein: MTPPPASHDPYAESYGDEGDQPLVRPYAMTGGRTRPRYQLAIEALISTTADPAQLMGLLPEHQRICHLCREVKSVAEVSALLSMPLGVARILVADLAEAGLVAIHQPGGDENNGGVPAVTLLERVLSGLRKL, from the coding sequence ATGACCCCGCCCCCCGCCTCTCATGATCCGTACGCCGAGTCGTACGGGGATGAAGGCGACCAGCCGCTGGTACGTCCGTACGCGATGACCGGTGGCCGGACCCGGCCGCGGTACCAACTGGCCATAGAAGCTCTGATCAGCACCACGGCCGATCCGGCCCAGCTGATGGGACTGCTGCCCGAACACCAGCGCATCTGCCATCTGTGCCGGGAAGTGAAGTCGGTGGCCGAGGTGTCGGCCCTCCTGTCCATGCCGCTCGGCGTGGCCAGGATCCTTGTCGCGGACCTCGCGGAGGCCGGACTCGTCGCCATTCACCAGCCTGGCGGCGATGAGAACAACGGCGGCGTGCCGGCCGTGACACTGCTCGAAAGGGTGCTCAGTGGACTTCGCAAGCTCTGA
- a CDS encoding roadblock/LC7 domain-containing protein, producing MSQAAQNLNWLITNFVDNTPGVSHTVVVSADGLLLAMSEGFPRDRADQLAAVASGLTSLTAGASRIFEGGAVAQTVVEMERGFLFLMSVSDGSSLAVLSHPECDIGLVGYEMALLVDRAGAVLTPDLRAELQGSLLH from the coding sequence ATGAGCCAGGCGGCACAGAACCTCAACTGGTTGATCACCAACTTTGTGGACAACACCCCCGGGGTGTCCCACACCGTCGTCGTGTCCGCCGACGGACTCCTTCTGGCGATGTCCGAAGGCTTCCCCCGCGACCGCGCGGACCAACTGGCGGCCGTCGCCTCCGGACTCACTTCGCTGACTGCCGGGGCTTCCCGGATCTTCGAAGGCGGTGCGGTGGCCCAGACGGTCGTGGAGATGGAGCGCGGTTTCCTCTTCCTGATGTCGGTTTCGGACGGATCGTCTCTCGCGGTCCTCTCCCACCCGGAATGCGACATCGGCCTCGTCGGCTACGAGATGGCACTGCTCGTCGACCGTGCGGGCGCCGTCCTCACGCCGGACCTGCGTGCCGAACTACAAGGCAGTCTGCTTCACTGA